In the Mycolicibacterium thermoresistibile genome, one interval contains:
- a CDS encoding SDR family oxidoreductase: MPMRRQGTAWDVARAALLLASDDAGFVTGVVLAVDGGSSLGIAPPLPTKAGTES, translated from the coding sequence ATCCCGATGCGCCGGCAAGGAACGGCGTGGGACGTCGCCCGGGCAGCGCTGTTACTGGCCTCCGACGACGCCGGATTCGTTACCGGCGTAGTACTGGCCGTCGATGGCGGCAGCTCGCTTGGCATCGCGCCTCCGCTTCCGACGAAGGCCGGCACGGAGTCATGA
- a CDS encoding TetR/AcrR family transcriptional regulator, with protein sequence MAETRTVDRSSERQHIIDAAYRCLDRNSGSSASITEILDEAGLGTRAFYRNFSTKHDLLLEMFRRDREAVQAQLREAVARAPTPVEALRSWMTHMFELVSNPRKRRRVATLYSEEMRRTPGYVRELELVTAADQASIAAILHRGKAEGIFTACTPEADARSIHAAFEAALLDRFHQKSTTDAADEVEHLLAFFLRGLGVAT encoded by the coding sequence GTGGCTGAGACACGAACGGTCGATCGCTCATCGGAGCGGCAGCACATAATCGACGCTGCCTACCGATGTTTGGATCGCAACTCCGGGTCGTCGGCATCCATCACCGAGATCCTCGATGAGGCCGGTCTAGGGACGCGGGCCTTCTACCGAAACTTCAGCACCAAACACGATCTTCTGTTGGAGATGTTTCGTCGGGATCGGGAGGCGGTGCAGGCGCAACTGCGGGAGGCTGTGGCGCGCGCCCCGACCCCGGTCGAGGCGCTGCGGTCGTGGATGACGCATATGTTCGAGCTTGTGTCGAATCCGCGCAAGCGCAGGAGGGTAGCCACCCTCTACTCGGAGGAAATGCGGCGCACTCCAGGCTACGTCCGGGAACTCGAACTCGTCACAGCAGCCGATCAAGCATCAATCGCGGCGATCCTGCACCGCGGTAAAGCCGAGGGAATTTTCACCGCGTGTACACCGGAGGCGGATGCTCGCTCGATACACGCGGCTTTCGAGGCCGCGCTTCTCGACCGGTTCCACCAGAAGTCGACAACAGACGCCGCCGACGAGGTCGAACATCTCTTGGCCTTCTTCCTGCGTGGTCTGGGCGTCGCCACCTGA
- a CDS encoding CaiB/BaiF CoA transferase family protein, giving the protein MVAISGSHAAPEPSAPLAGIRVVDLSTTLPGAFCTQFLADSGADVLMVEPPEGSPVRTLRGWPAFGRGKRSRVLDLKAPGGVTELDEVLRGADVMVTTFSPAALTALGVDSNALSERHPRLVSAHITGWGRSGPWRDLKGYEGLVLAKAGFSHAVRRMAQPPRPSYVATPYASYAAGHIAVHGILAALHEREHSGLGQIVDADLVRGVHAIDAWTWFGELVGIRWPEAYSSVEAWTEQGTPQSPMLLALLAAPTKDGHWLQFAQVQPHLFTAMLTEFGVMELLEDPKWKGFPTLESPDLYREFWSILLSKVGERTLAEWQQRFDENPDLCAEIFRSGHEVFDHPQLLHEGRSTIVEDPEVGPVRQPSTLVHTKGGPLGQPLPAPRLGDASGGWLQNPPVADFSENREMTTPPLSGITILEFGEMFAAPYASSVLADLGARVIKFENIKGDNIRSLLQFPEAAGAKVMQGKESIQVDLHTDEGRAVAHRLVASADVVLQSMRAGVADRLGIGVEALRAINPDVIYVSAGGYGVDGPYAARPAYAPSISAAGGVALTNTPDAEYATSSLDEVMQHVPRITTAGTSAELQSDGLAALTVASAILAALVGRDRGRPLYDVRTSMLATVTHVVSDWLVDYADAPAAAVPVHDGNGLSALYRIYGASEGRIFLAAPQPKEWPALVDALRDFTDLDEERFATPDARAANDDALSARLEAVFSKEPAAFWEKRFGAAGVGCVELYEGAPARLIQTDPQLAAEYAVSAVSPIFDEHLRLAPLVGLSRSKTTARAGCLAGQHTSAVLREFGYDDATIAEWQDAGVINCG; this is encoded by the coding sequence ATGGTCGCTATCTCTGGCTCCCATGCCGCCCCCGAACCTAGCGCGCCGCTGGCCGGTATCCGCGTCGTCGACCTGTCCACCACGTTGCCCGGCGCATTCTGCACGCAGTTCCTTGCAGACTCTGGTGCGGACGTGTTGATGGTGGAACCGCCTGAAGGCAGCCCGGTGCGCACATTGCGCGGCTGGCCGGCGTTTGGGCGGGGCAAGCGCAGCCGGGTCCTCGATCTCAAGGCGCCCGGAGGTGTGACTGAACTCGACGAGGTGCTCCGCGGCGCCGATGTCATGGTCACGACGTTCAGCCCGGCTGCACTCACCGCGCTTGGGGTCGACTCGAATGCCTTGTCGGAACGCCATCCCCGCTTGGTGAGCGCGCACATCACCGGCTGGGGACGTAGCGGCCCCTGGCGCGACCTCAAGGGCTACGAGGGGCTTGTGCTCGCCAAAGCCGGGTTCTCACACGCGGTGCGCCGGATGGCTCAACCTCCGCGTCCGTCGTATGTCGCGACCCCATATGCGAGTTACGCCGCTGGGCATATCGCAGTGCATGGCATTCTGGCCGCGCTGCACGAGCGGGAACATAGCGGACTCGGTCAGATCGTCGACGCCGATTTGGTCCGTGGTGTGCATGCGATCGACGCCTGGACCTGGTTCGGGGAGCTCGTCGGCATTCGCTGGCCGGAGGCGTACAGCAGCGTTGAGGCCTGGACTGAGCAGGGCACCCCGCAGAGCCCGATGTTGCTTGCCCTGTTGGCGGCGCCGACCAAGGACGGACACTGGCTGCAGTTCGCCCAGGTCCAACCCCACCTGTTCACCGCGATGCTTACAGAGTTCGGGGTAATGGAACTGCTTGAAGACCCGAAGTGGAAGGGCTTTCCGACACTGGAGAGTCCAGACCTTTATCGCGAGTTCTGGTCGATTCTGTTGTCGAAGGTCGGTGAACGGACGCTCGCGGAATGGCAGCAGCGTTTCGATGAGAATCCGGATCTCTGTGCAGAGATTTTCCGGTCTGGGCATGAGGTCTTCGACCATCCTCAGTTGTTACACGAAGGACGCTCGACGATAGTCGAGGACCCCGAGGTCGGACCGGTCCGGCAACCCTCGACCCTTGTCCACACCAAGGGTGGTCCGCTAGGGCAGCCGTTACCGGCGCCTCGGTTGGGTGACGCCTCAGGAGGGTGGTTGCAAAACCCTCCGGTCGCCGATTTCTCTGAAAACCGCGAAATGACGACACCGCCGTTAAGCGGGATCACGATTCTCGAGTTCGGTGAGATGTTCGCGGCGCCCTACGCGTCCAGCGTGCTGGCCGATCTCGGCGCCCGCGTGATCAAGTTCGAGAACATCAAGGGCGACAACATCCGAAGCCTTCTGCAGTTTCCGGAGGCGGCTGGTGCGAAGGTGATGCAAGGCAAGGAAAGCATCCAGGTCGACCTGCACACCGACGAGGGACGGGCGGTTGCTCATCGGCTCGTAGCGTCGGCCGACGTGGTGCTGCAATCCATGCGCGCCGGCGTGGCCGATCGACTGGGTATCGGCGTGGAGGCGTTGCGCGCCATCAATCCGGACGTGATCTACGTCTCGGCGGGAGGATACGGCGTCGACGGACCCTACGCTGCCCGGCCGGCGTACGCGCCGAGCATCAGCGCGGCAGGTGGGGTGGCGTTGACCAACACACCCGATGCCGAATATGCGACGTCATCCCTCGACGAAGTCATGCAGCACGTGCCCCGTATCACGACGGCCGGTACGTCAGCGGAGTTGCAGAGCGACGGTCTGGCGGCGCTGACCGTGGCGTCGGCGATCCTCGCCGCGCTCGTCGGCCGCGATCGGGGCCGACCGCTTTACGACGTGCGCACCTCGATGCTGGCGACCGTAACCCACGTGGTGAGCGATTGGCTGGTCGATTACGCGGATGCCCCTGCGGCGGCTGTGCCAGTGCACGACGGGAACGGGTTGTCGGCACTGTACCGAATCTATGGCGCCAGCGAGGGGCGCATCTTCCTGGCCGCGCCGCAGCCCAAGGAGTGGCCGGCGCTCGTCGACGCGTTGCGCGACTTCACCGACCTGGATGAGGAGCGTTTCGCCACACCGGACGCTCGTGCGGCGAACGACGACGCGCTATCCGCGCGGCTTGAGGCGGTGTTCAGCAAGGAGCCGGCCGCCTTCTGGGAGAAGCGTTTCGGGGCCGCGGGAGTCGGATGCGTCGAACTCTACGAGGGCGCTCCGGCACGCCTGATCCAGACAGATCCGCAGCTGGCGGCCGAATACGCCGTGTCTGCCGTCAGCCCCATTTTCGACGAACACCTGCGACTAGCGCCACTGGTCGGACTAAGCCGTTCCAAGACCACGGCGCGAGCTGGTTGCTTGGCCGGCCAGCACACGTCCGCGGTGCTGCGGGAGTTCGGCTACGATGACGCGACAATCGCGGAGTGGCAGGATGCCGGTGTAATCAACTGTGGCTGA
- a CDS encoding amidohydrolase family protein, which produces MTKIWTNSGDSHFLEPDDLWHTRLPKRLAELCPRSEKDPDGEYETVFVDGQIFRRKLPSSALVTFAEMSTRPQGTRDAKARLGDLDKEGVWGEVIFPSLGMWSSTFRTPELLKACMRASNEWAIEEIASVSPRYVVTAQVSTLVIDDAVEELQWAADNGFKAVFLPTRPHPSAPDWHRNDWEPLWAAAEEAGMVLAFHIGTDPVDATASNSVSGGLGSVYRGPGGAIMNYTETTFSGQRAAMKLVASGALDRHPNLKVLISEGGATWVPFLGDRLLEGYRQHHMAVRPKLSRDPKEILYSQVYASFQHDESAVQAFEHMGYRNVMFGSDYPHMEGTFGHTQDTLKTLFDGVSEETRLRITQGAFFELFPDVPPVPAESN; this is translated from the coding sequence GTGACCAAGATCTGGACGAACTCTGGCGACTCACACTTCCTGGAACCCGACGATTTGTGGCATACCCGGTTGCCGAAGCGACTTGCCGAGTTGTGCCCGAGATCGGAGAAGGACCCCGATGGCGAGTACGAGACGGTGTTCGTGGACGGGCAAATCTTCCGTCGAAAGCTCCCGTCCTCGGCGCTGGTCACGTTCGCCGAAATGAGCACACGCCCCCAAGGCACCCGTGATGCCAAGGCTCGCCTGGGCGACCTCGACAAAGAAGGCGTATGGGGCGAAGTGATCTTCCCGTCGCTGGGCATGTGGTCCTCCACCTTCCGCACACCAGAGTTGCTCAAGGCGTGTATGCGGGCCAGCAATGAGTGGGCGATCGAGGAGATCGCGTCGGTGTCGCCGCGCTATGTGGTTACCGCGCAGGTCTCCACCCTGGTGATCGACGATGCGGTGGAAGAACTGCAGTGGGCGGCGGACAACGGATTCAAGGCCGTCTTCCTGCCGACCAGACCCCATCCCAGCGCGCCGGACTGGCACCGCAATGACTGGGAGCCGCTGTGGGCGGCCGCCGAAGAGGCTGGCATGGTGCTCGCCTTCCACATCGGTACCGATCCGGTGGACGCCACGGCCAGCAACAGCGTGTCCGGGGGCCTGGGCTCCGTTTACCGCGGTCCCGGTGGCGCCATCATGAACTACACCGAGACAACGTTCTCGGGCCAGCGGGCCGCCATGAAACTGGTAGCCTCCGGCGCTTTGGACCGGCATCCGAACCTGAAGGTGCTGATTTCAGAGGGCGGCGCAACGTGGGTTCCGTTCCTCGGCGACCGTCTGCTCGAGGGTTATCGCCAACACCATATGGCAGTACGCCCCAAGCTCAGCCGGGACCCGAAGGAAATTCTCTACAGTCAGGTGTACGCGTCGTTCCAGCACGACGAGAGCGCCGTCCAGGCGTTCGAGCACATGGGCTATCGCAATGTCATGTTCGGCAGCGACTATCCGCACATGGAGGGCACCTTCGGCCACACCCAGGACACATTGAAGACGCTCTTCGACGGGGTCAGCGAGGAGACCCGACTGCGCATCACACAGGGTGCCTTCTTCGAACTGTTCCCAGATGTCCCGCCAGTCCCGGCTGAAAGCAACTGA
- a CDS encoding thiolase C-terminal domain-containing protein: MVDSNGLRDVAIVGVGATPFYKRGGSLPKTIVELAGEAIIAACEDAGLPVHDIDGFAYYSGANAGYTDKMDTADFMETLGIPEVRFTAALTSGGGGSAGAIGLARAAIVAGDASVVVTVMALQQAKQRLGSVFSAMERDPINSFLQPSGLFGPGQLMSVLARRHMHLYGTRREAFAEIAISTRANALNRPNAMYREPLTLENYFNARMIAEPLCLYDFCLETDGAVAVITTSMDRARDLRQPPVPVIAAAHGGVRDWGRAFAWMGMADDYFASSGNRPIADRLYRQADITADDIDVALLYDHFTPMVLMQLEDYGFCGKGEGGAFVESGAIRYDGGAIPVNPHGGQLSEAYIVGMTHIMEGVEQMRGTAINQVPNAELALVTGGPASLPVSGLILGKAA; the protein is encoded by the coding sequence GTGGTGGATTCAAACGGTTTGCGTGACGTCGCCATCGTCGGTGTCGGCGCCACGCCGTTCTACAAGCGCGGCGGGTCGCTGCCCAAAACTATTGTCGAACTAGCTGGCGAGGCGATCATCGCCGCGTGTGAAGACGCCGGTCTGCCCGTACATGACATCGATGGTTTCGCCTACTACTCGGGCGCCAATGCCGGCTACACCGACAAGATGGACACCGCCGACTTCATGGAGACGCTTGGCATTCCGGAGGTCCGGTTCACCGCGGCGCTGACGTCGGGCGGTGGCGGGTCTGCCGGGGCGATCGGCCTGGCGCGCGCGGCCATCGTGGCCGGTGACGCGTCTGTGGTCGTCACCGTGATGGCGCTACAACAAGCCAAACAACGGCTGGGATCGGTGTTCTCGGCGATGGAGCGCGATCCGATCAACTCATTCCTGCAGCCGTCGGGTTTATTCGGTCCCGGCCAACTTATGTCAGTGTTGGCGCGTCGGCACATGCATCTGTACGGCACGAGGCGGGAGGCCTTCGCCGAGATCGCGATCTCCACACGTGCCAATGCGCTGAACCGGCCCAACGCCATGTATCGGGAACCTCTCACTCTGGAGAACTACTTCAACGCGCGGATGATCGCAGAACCGTTGTGTCTCTACGACTTCTGCCTGGAGACCGACGGTGCCGTCGCAGTCATTACCACCAGCATGGACCGTGCACGCGATCTTCGCCAACCGCCGGTCCCCGTCATCGCAGCGGCCCACGGCGGAGTCCGGGATTGGGGACGCGCGTTCGCCTGGATGGGTATGGCCGACGACTATTTCGCGTCCTCGGGTAACAGACCGATCGCCGACCGGCTCTACCGACAGGCCGACATCACGGCGGATGACATCGACGTCGCGCTTCTCTACGACCACTTCACCCCGATGGTGTTGATGCAACTCGAGGATTACGGGTTCTGCGGGAAAGGTGAGGGCGGCGCGTTCGTAGAAAGCGGAGCGATCCGCTACGACGGCGGCGCAATCCCGGTCAACCCGCACGGCGGCCAGCTGTCTGAGGCATACATCGTCGGGATGACACACATCATGGAAGGAGTCGAGCAGATGCGAGGCACCGCTATCAATCAGGTGCCTAATGCCGAACTTGCACTGGTCACTGGGGGCCCGGCCAGCCTGCCGGTCAGCGGCCTGATTCTGGGGAAGGCGGCATGA
- a CDS encoding Zn-ribbon domain-containing OB-fold protein, whose translation MSTAEATLATTMPGEHVRIAVNNHTEPFWQAAKQRRLVAPQCADCGVFRMPPTPFCPGCQSKAVNWVELSGEATLYSFAVVHGIPELPELTLVPVVVDLPDAPGARLVSNVVDIAPADVTIGMMLRVDFSPIADGWMLPIFRPAVSSIERKNNDQ comes from the coding sequence ATGAGCACAGCCGAGGCCACGCTCGCGACCACCATGCCCGGCGAGCATGTGCGGATCGCAGTCAACAATCACACCGAGCCGTTCTGGCAGGCAGCAAAACAGCGACGCCTCGTCGCGCCGCAATGCGCCGACTGTGGCGTCTTCCGGATGCCGCCGACCCCGTTCTGCCCGGGTTGTCAGTCCAAAGCCGTCAACTGGGTTGAGCTCAGCGGTGAAGCGACCTTGTACAGCTTCGCCGTAGTGCACGGCATCCCGGAGTTACCGGAGCTTACGCTGGTGCCTGTAGTCGTAGACCTGCCCGACGCCCCAGGCGCGCGACTGGTCAGCAACGTCGTCGACATCGCACCGGCCGATGTCACCATCGGAATGATGTTGCGCGTGGACTTTTCACCGATCGCCGACGGGTGGATGCTTCCAATCTTCCGCCCAGCGGTTTCCTCGATAGAGAGAAAGAATAATGACCAATGA
- a CDS encoding DUF2889 domain-containing protein: MTRNPGSLDPVYLWGLARDLKTLRDGSTTELGRAELHATVEMIPRVVQRLEVDPAVPGMHLVGAPAMSGFRAALDKAAPHLRRPRDLRYTLLDDVPGVTLISGHSLSASGALGQASKSGYLPVADQCAGFVTGGLLMSSFEAGDPAVVTGPESPELDDAHDPLAWHGMVPLPIHGMRRRRRLDVCRSPDNPEILIDAMFRDTYVRADSIETVIHEYTLEAAVDPGTGVVLRSQAVPRVLPWQECPGAAPSATRIAGMALEELHFRVRRELNGTSTCTHLNDLLRSIADAAALIPLLDIG, translated from the coding sequence ATGACGCGCAATCCCGGTTCGCTAGATCCGGTATATCTGTGGGGGCTGGCTCGTGACCTCAAGACTTTACGCGACGGAAGTACCACTGAGTTGGGCCGAGCGGAGCTGCATGCGACAGTCGAAATGATCCCGCGAGTTGTGCAGCGTCTCGAGGTCGACCCGGCCGTGCCCGGCATGCATCTTGTTGGAGCCCCCGCGATGAGCGGGTTTCGCGCCGCATTAGACAAGGCGGCCCCGCACCTGCGACGACCGCGAGACTTGCGCTACACATTGCTCGACGACGTCCCAGGCGTCACGCTTATTTCAGGGCATTCGCTATCGGCGTCTGGCGCGCTCGGGCAAGCTTCGAAGTCAGGCTATCTACCGGTCGCCGACCAGTGCGCCGGCTTCGTGACCGGCGGTTTATTGATGTCATCGTTCGAAGCCGGTGATCCCGCCGTGGTGACCGGACCTGAATCCCCTGAACTCGACGACGCCCATGACCCGTTGGCCTGGCATGGCATGGTTCCGCTGCCTATTCACGGCATGCGTCGGCGACGCAGACTAGATGTCTGCCGAAGCCCGGATAATCCTGAGATATTAATCGATGCGATGTTCCGGGACACCTATGTGCGAGCCGACAGTATCGAAACTGTCATCCATGAGTACACGCTAGAAGCGGCCGTGGACCCCGGCACCGGGGTCGTCTTGCGGTCCCAGGCAGTGCCCAGGGTGCTGCCCTGGCAGGAATGTCCCGGCGCTGCCCCCAGTGCAACCCGGATCGCTGGGATGGCGTTGGAGGAACTGCATTTTCGGGTGCGGAGGGAGCTGAATGGCACCTCAACTTGCACACATCTCAATGACCTGTTGCGTAGCATCGCCGACGCGGCAGCGCTGATCCCGCTGCTCGACATCGGCTGA
- a CDS encoding VOC family protein: MKIILGKVRPSSRPHTEAHPQVLIIPQLAQSPTGIDTSGGALFSGIRISSIDAAATAEFLTAIGFVELLPPTPVSVAGSQLAPGATGEPVECVVARFALPEDADRFTVSVVQHPATSSDDPVPWGGNQQGLYRCALRVESVKKALAAVPDWIEQCGEPVWCPLPGTKIDGLYIAFLRSPDGVVFEFVERPLKVFST; the protein is encoded by the coding sequence GTGAAGATCATCCTCGGGAAGGTGCGCCCATCTTCACGCCCCCACACCGAGGCTCATCCACAGGTTCTGATCATTCCTCAGTTGGCTCAGTCGCCAACTGGTATCGATACGTCCGGCGGTGCTTTGTTCTCTGGAATCCGCATCTCGTCGATCGATGCCGCCGCTACGGCGGAGTTTCTCACAGCGATCGGTTTCGTTGAGCTCTTGCCGCCGACGCCAGTGTCAGTCGCCGGCTCGCAATTGGCACCTGGGGCAACAGGGGAGCCGGTCGAATGCGTGGTTGCGCGATTCGCACTGCCGGAGGACGCGGACCGGTTCACAGTGTCGGTGGTCCAGCATCCGGCGACGTCGTCTGACGATCCGGTCCCGTGGGGAGGTAACCAGCAAGGGCTATACCGATGTGCCTTGCGGGTCGAAAGTGTTAAAAAAGCTCTTGCCGCCGTGCCAGATTGGATTGAGCAATGCGGCGAACCGGTGTGGTGCCCGCTGCCCGGAACCAAGATCGATGGGTTGTACATCGCGTTCCTGCGCTCGCCGGACGGGGTGGTGTTCGAGTTCGTCGAGCGCCCGCTCAAGGTTTTCAGCACCTAA
- a CDS encoding IS256 family transposase, with amino-acid sequence MLTVVHDGAEANDNTDSGAGRSLLDEIVRDGARQMLAAALQAEVAAYVAQFADQLDENGHRLVVRNGYHQPREVLTAAGAVQVRAPRVNDKRVDPDTGERKRFSSAILPAWARKSPQMSEVLPLLYLHGLSSNDFTPALEQFLGSGAGLSASTITRLTSQWQDEAAAFGRRDLSATDYVYLWVDGIHLKVRLDQEKLCLLVMLGMRADGRKELVAITDGYRESAESWADLLRDCKRRGMTAPVLAIGDGALGFWKAVREVFPATKEQRCWFHKQANVLAALPTSAHQSALAAIKEIYNAEDIDKAQIAVKAFEADFGAKYPKAVAKITDDLDVLLEFYKYPAEHWIHLRTTNPIESTFATVRLRTKVTKGPGSRAAGLAMAYKLIDAAAARWRAVNAPHLVALVRAGAVFHKGKLLERPTEITPPTPPSGDDQHTGTEVA; translated from the coding sequence ATGCTCACGGTAGTTCACGACGGCGCGGAGGCCAACGACAACACCGACAGTGGTGCTGGTCGGTCGTTGTTGGATGAGATTGTCCGCGACGGGGCCCGGCAGATGCTGGCCGCGGCGTTGCAGGCCGAGGTCGCCGCCTACGTGGCGCAGTTCGCCGATCAACTCGACGAGAACGGTCACCGGTTGGTGGTCCGCAACGGCTACCACCAGCCGCGCGAGGTGCTGACCGCCGCCGGCGCGGTGCAGGTGAGGGCCCCGCGGGTCAACGACAAACGTGTCGACCCCGACACCGGTGAACGCAAGCGGTTCTCCTCGGCGATCCTGCCGGCCTGGGCGCGCAAGTCCCCGCAGATGTCCGAGGTACTGCCGCTGCTGTACCTGCACGGCCTGTCGAGCAACGATTTCACCCCTGCCCTCGAGCAGTTCCTCGGCTCCGGTGCCGGGTTGTCGGCCAGCACGATCACCCGGCTCACGTCGCAGTGGCAAGACGAGGCCGCCGCGTTCGGTCGTCGCGACCTCTCGGCCACTGATTACGTGTATCTGTGGGTCGACGGCATTCACCTCAAGGTGCGGCTGGACCAGGAGAAACTCTGCTTGCTGGTGATGCTCGGTATGCGCGCTGACGGCCGCAAGGAGCTCGTGGCGATCACCGACGGCTACCGTGAATCGGCCGAGTCGTGGGCCGATCTGCTGCGCGACTGCAAACGGCGCGGCATGACCGCCCCCGTACTCGCGATCGGTGACGGTGCACTCGGGTTCTGGAAAGCAGTCCGCGAAGTTTTCCCGGCCACCAAAGAGCAGCGCTGCTGGTTTCATAAGCAGGCCAATGTTCTTGCCGCACTGCCGACATCAGCGCACCAGTCGGCGCTGGCGGCGATCAAGGAGATCTATAACGCCGAGGATATCGACAAGGCCCAGATCGCGGTCAAGGCCTTCGAGGCCGACTTCGGCGCGAAGTATCCCAAGGCGGTCGCTAAGATCACCGACGACCTCGATGTGCTGCTGGAATTCTACAAGTATCCGGCCGAACATTGGATTCATCTGCGAACGACGAATCCGATCGAATCCACCTTTGCCACAGTGCGTTTGAGGACCAAGGTCACCAAGGGGCCCGGATCACGAGCGGCCGGACTAGCGATGGCCTACAAGCTCATCGACGCCGCCGCGGCCCGCTGGCGCGCCGTCAACGCCCCACACCTGGTCGCCCTGGTCCGCGCCGGCGCGGTCTTCCATAAAGGCAAACTGCTCGAACGACCCACCGAAATCACCCCACCAACACCGCCCTCAGGCGACGATCAGCACACCGGAACGGAGGTCGCCTGA
- a CDS encoding acyl-CoA dehydrogenase family protein — translation MDNSSLPIPAQAWTLEVMGPATLKFAPRLATDFLPRYLDGSEWWGQGFSEPESGSDLASLRTRATDDGAGGFIVNGQKIWTSQGATATRLYVLVRTGTPESRHRGLSMLLIDSDAPGVTFRPIALASGRRELAELFFDDVRVPPERLVGEVGGGWAVTMFLMQYERGMYGYAALNKVMMELGRLRDYMVNRAVSAAQRERFARVYVDVTSAQARAAATVRKLAAGQVVGPESSIDKLLCSEAEREAHDLILDVTRDHMMVGTGTGIDPAAFDTARAGWWYSRAATIMGGTAEVQRGIIADHILGLPKERRAS, via the coding sequence ATTGACAATTCCTCGCTACCCATCCCGGCTCAGGCCTGGACGCTTGAGGTGATGGGTCCGGCGACGCTGAAGTTCGCTCCTCGCCTGGCCACTGACTTCCTGCCCCGCTACCTCGACGGCTCCGAGTGGTGGGGGCAGGGCTTCTCCGAACCAGAGTCCGGCAGCGACCTGGCCTCGCTTCGGACGCGCGCGACCGACGACGGCGCGGGCGGGTTCATCGTCAACGGCCAGAAGATCTGGACTAGTCAGGGTGCCACGGCCACGCGGCTATACGTGCTTGTGCGCACCGGTACGCCGGAAAGCAGGCATCGCGGGCTGTCAATGCTTCTGATCGACAGCGACGCACCCGGCGTCACATTCCGTCCGATCGCCTTGGCCAGCGGGCGCCGCGAGTTGGCCGAATTGTTCTTCGATGATGTACGAGTCCCACCGGAGCGACTGGTGGGCGAGGTCGGTGGCGGCTGGGCGGTGACGATGTTCTTGATGCAATATGAGCGCGGCATGTACGGCTACGCGGCACTAAACAAGGTCATGATGGAGTTGGGCCGCCTGCGGGATTACATGGTCAACCGTGCTGTCAGCGCAGCGCAGCGGGAGCGATTCGCCCGCGTATACGTCGACGTCACCTCGGCACAGGCCCGTGCTGCCGCTACCGTTCGCAAGCTGGCCGCCGGGCAGGTTGTGGGCCCGGAGAGCAGCATCGACAAGCTGTTGTGCAGTGAGGCCGAGCGGGAGGCCCACGACTTGATCCTCGACGTCACGCGGGACCACATGATGGTCGGCACGGGCACCGGTATCGACCCGGCGGCGTTCGACACCGCGCGAGCGGGGTGGTGGTACTCGCGTGCCGCCACGATCATGGGGGGCACTGCCGAGGTTCAGCGTGGGATCATCGCCGACCACATCTTGGGTTTGCCGAAGGAAAGGCGCGCATCATGA